A portion of the Mycobacterium paraseoulense genome contains these proteins:
- a CDS encoding SDR family oxidoreductase — MILDRFRLDDKVAVITGAGRGLGAAIALAFAEAGADVVIASRTQAQLEGVAEQVRAAGRRAHIVAADLAHPEVTAQLAGQAVDAFGKLDIVVNNVGGTMPNTLLTTSTKELKDAFTFNVATAHALTVAAVPLMLEHAGGGSVINITSTMGRLAGRGFAAYGTAKAALSHYTRLTALDLCPRIRVNAIAPGSILTSALDVVASNDELRAPMEKATPMRRLGDPVDIAAAAVYLASPAGSFLTGKTLEVDGGLTYPNLDIPVPDL, encoded by the coding sequence TTCGTCTCGATGACAAAGTCGCCGTCATCACCGGTGCGGGCCGCGGCCTCGGGGCGGCGATCGCGCTGGCTTTCGCCGAGGCGGGCGCCGATGTCGTGATCGCCTCGCGAACGCAAGCGCAACTAGAAGGCGTCGCCGAACAGGTCCGCGCCGCCGGCCGGCGGGCGCACATCGTCGCCGCCGACCTGGCGCATCCGGAGGTGACCGCGCAGTTGGCCGGCCAGGCCGTCGACGCCTTCGGGAAATTGGACATCGTCGTCAACAACGTCGGCGGGACCATGCCCAACACCCTGCTGACCACCTCGACCAAAGAGCTCAAGGACGCGTTCACCTTCAACGTGGCCACCGCCCACGCGCTGACCGTCGCGGCGGTGCCCCTCATGCTCGAGCACGCCGGCGGGGGCAGCGTCATCAACATCACCTCCACGATGGGCCGGCTGGCCGGCCGTGGTTTCGCCGCCTACGGCACCGCCAAGGCCGCGCTGTCGCACTACACCCGGCTGACCGCACTGGACCTGTGCCCGCGCATCCGGGTCAACGCGATCGCGCCGGGGTCGATCCTCACCTCCGCGCTGGACGTGGTTGCCTCCAACGACGAACTGCGCGCGCCGATGGAGAAGGCCACCCCCATGCGCCGCCTCGGTGATCCCGTCGACATCGCCGCCGCCGCAGTGTATTTGGCGTCCCCGGCGGGCAGCTTCCTGACCGGTAAGACGCTGGAGGTCGACGGCGGCCTCACCTACCCCAACCTCGACATCCCCGTCCCCGATCTGTGA